AACTTGCAAAGGTTTGAAAAATCATATTAAACAAAGAAATCATGATAATgggaaacaaaattttgttttattatataCGTTATGTTTATTTTAATATAAAGTATAATTTAAGATTTCATATTGTATATATTGCTTATTAAATCATCGGCAGTGGAACTAATGTAATAAATATCTTATTTTTGTATTTACAACTAAACTTAGGTGCAATAATTTTATGGGTTTTATACAGAAAAGTGTCACTATTTTTGCAAAAGTTTTAATAAAGTACtaaaagtttttctttttaacaaaaaaatctcgattatttaacattttatcCAAATTAACGAAAAAGTCTTTTTTTACATTTGAACAAAAAATGTCAAATTATGtgattttttcaaaaatttaagacttttctgttaaaaaaaacttttaggactttatcaaaaaaaatttcaaaaataatgaCACTTTTTTTTGCATAAAACTCATAATTTTATTTAACCAACAATAGGTTAAATCTGATAAAAAACGGGCCTCTAGGAGAGTTTGACATAAAAAAATGTTTAGCCTATAAATCGAATAAACTTAATTTAGAGTAAGTTACTTAATTTAATGCATAACTAAGTCATTTTGGATGATTCTATACCTAAGGTTAGATATGCACAATCACTTTTGTCGCTTTTTTCATAAATTGTCAATATGCTAATATGAAATGTTGCCAATTTTTTCTTAAATAGGCAATATGTTGATATTTATTCCCTAGACAAATTATTCAAAAAACGGTTTATGAATGTCTACTTGCACCATCTATATCCATCTCATGTATAATTATTTACTAAATATTGATTTTATAATTTATAGATGGACCGTGAAACTTGGATGTATGAGTTGCATCGTGCTAGTGATGAATATTTAGATTGCTTGAATTTTTTTCTTAAAGTTGCTGATGATCATCGGGTGAAAGAAGGAGAGACTCACATTTGGTGTCCATGTAAAAAGTGTCAAAATTTCAAAAAGTTTAGTGAATTAAACATAATACAAGAACATCTGATATGTTATGGGTTTATGAATGGCTATACACGTTGGACACGACATGGTGGATTATTTGTTTATTGTAACATGGTTGATACTGAAAATAATGGCGATGATATTGATGATTCACAAAACGAAAATTTGGATAAAATAGATGACATGCTACATGATATCGAAGATAATATTCCCGATAAAGATTATGAAAAATTTCAACAAATGTTTGACGACGCTGAAAAACCATTGTATGTTGGTTGCACTAAATTTACCGAAATTTCCGCCGTGCtaaaattgtttaatttaaaagaaagcAATGGTTGGAGTGATAAAATTTTCACGGACTTGCTAGAGCTTCTACATGACATACTCCCCGAAAATAATGAGTTGCCTATTTCATTATACCAAGCAAAAAAACTATTGTGTCCGATGGATTTAGAAGTCGAAAGAATACATGCATGTCTAAATGATTGTATGTTATATAGAAAAGAGCATGCTAATCTACATGAATGTATCACATGTGGAGCATCAAGATATATgaaaaagaaacaaacaaaagTAAACAGTGATGTGAAAAAGAACGCCCCCCCTGCAAAAGTGTTATGGTATTTGCCTGTCATACCAAGATTGAAACGATTATTTGCAAACGCCGAAGATGCAAAATTGTTACGTTGGCATGCCGATAAACGTACGGTGGACGGAAAATTAAGACATGTGGCTGATTCTCCTCAATGGGAGAATCTTGATTCTGAATTTAAAGAATTTGGTGGTGAGATTAGAAATATTCGGTTTGGACTTAGTTCAGATGGAATCAATCCATTCGGAAACATGAGTAGCAGTCATAGCACATGGCCAGTACTTCTATGCATTTATAATCTTCCACCATGGTTATGTATGAAGAGAAAATACATCATGATGTCGTTACTaattcaaggtccaaaacaaCCTGGTAATGACATTGATATGTTTTTGGCTCCATTAATTGATAAAATGAAATTATTATGGAATTCTGGTGTTAGGGTGTATGATGCGTTCAAGAAGGAGTATTTCCAACTACATGCCATGATATTTTGCACTATAAGTGATTTTCCAGCTTACGCAAATTTGTCTGGATATAGTACAAAAGGAAAGAAAGCATGTCCAGTTTGTGAAAAAGACACAGTATTTTTATGGTTAGGAGAATGTAAGAAACATGTATACATGGGCCATCGACGATTTCTTCCAAAGACCCATGTTTATCGTAAGAAGGGAGACTTGTTTGATGGTAAAACTGAAAATCGAGATATGCCTGAACCAATGGACGGAAAAACTACATTTTCCCGAGTTCAGAATTTAGATATTCAGTTTGGAAAATGCAATAACAATAAGCAGCCAACTAATTGAAAAAAAGGTCTATCTTTTGGGAATTACCATATTAGGAAAAGTTAGAGGTACGACATTGTCTTGATGTTATGCATATTGAGAAGAATGTTTGTGATGCCTTGATAGCATTATTGTTGGACATTTATAAGAAATCAAAGGATGGGGTCAACGTTCGGAGGGACATGGTTACAATGGGAATACGACCACAACTTGCACCCATTGAAAAAGAAGGAAAGCGCACGTATCTACCACCAGCTTGTCATACTTTGTCTAAAGATGAGAAAACAAAATTTTGTAAATGTTTGCATGGTGTGAAAGTGCCGTCTGGCTATTCTTCAAACATTAGTAAGTTGGTGTCAATGAAAGACCTTAAATTAATGGGTATGAAGTCACATGAttttcatgttctaatcacacaTATGATTCCTATCGCAATCCGTGGAATGCTTCCAGATGATGTCCGACACGCAATTACAAAGTTATGATTGTTTTTCAA
The genomic region above belongs to Lactuca sativa cultivar Salinas chromosome 4, Lsat_Salinas_v11, whole genome shotgun sequence and contains:
- the LOC111896343 gene encoding uncharacterized protein LOC111896343; protein product: MVDTENNGDDIDDSQNENLDKIDDMLHDIEDNIPDKDYEKFQQMFDDAEKPLYVGCTKFTEISAVLKLFNLKESNGWSDKIFTDLLELLHDILPENNELPISLYQAKKLLCPMDLEVERIHACLNDCMLYRKEHANLHECITCGASRYMKKKQTKVNSDVKKNAPPAKVLWYLPVIPRLKRLFANAEDAKLLRWHADKRTVDGKLRHVADSPQWENLDSEFKEFGGEIRNIRFGLSSDGINPFGNMSSSHSTWPVLLCIYNLPPWLCMKRKYIMMSLLIQGPKQPGNDIDMFLAPLIDKMKLLWNSGVRVYDAFKKEYFQLHAMIFCTISDFPAYANLSGYSTKGKKACPVCEKDTVFLWLGECKKHVYMGHRRFLPKTHVYRKKGDLFDGKTENRDMPEPMDGKTTFSRVQNLDIQFGKCNNNKQPTN